The genomic region gattaatttttttaataagtgtgaaattattattttttttttataaatgagatCGAAGGGAGTAGTCATCACTCAAATAGTTTTTTGGTACTTGGTTATTGACAGTTATGAATTGATCAactattattcatttattgaaCTCGGTTGACTGATATTGACATAGAGCATATGCATGTGAAGTGAACAACTGAACATTCACATCTATCACAATGCAATGAATGAGTCTCTTATCAGATTTGTTAGCATTTAATCTTTCAAAAGATTGCATTTAGCCACATCACACACATGTGAGGTTTTGTTTAAATGTTTAGTTTCCCTTCAAATATGTACTATGAAAGAAATAGACCCTATTATACTAATTATCTTGCTATTTTCTTACACCACTATTGCATCCATTATTTAAGTTCACCTTTTAAATTGTATACTCAAAATGGCTAGAGTGACAGCCTCTAGAAATAGATTTACGCTTCCAAAAGCCAAGAACAAAACACATTTCCAAACATAAATACTTTCTTTCGTTTCTAGAAATTGATATTTGAGACTAGAATGTGCatattaaaatttctattaGAATCGATGTTTGAACACCATACTAAAACTCATccaataaaatacaattttgtgaATAATgtacaaaaattgaaaagggGTGTCGAAAAAGAAacgaaaagctttttttttttgttgggatGGTGGAGTTAAGTCATCTGCTTAGCTTTCTTCCCTTTCTCACCTCTGCAAACAACCAAAGCATTATTTGCTGGGCCATTTGACACAAGAAACAttgaaacttttataaaaatgatgcaGTTCTGTGGAACATAATACAAAAGCATGATGCAACACAAGGAATATTAGAATAATAGAATagcaactttttcttttttccaccACCTTTCTTCTTTGTGTCTTTGTTCCAAGGCTAACCAGGCCTTCTTGTATTAGAATCATCTGTTGTTTTTGTGGGCTGCACTTCTTGGAGTGGATGAGatagagtgttgctaggtgcacccagcattattgctggtgcattcagcattttttaaaaatggcaAAATTGCCTCTACTAATTTctcctcttacggatcaagttgatccgtaagttgatttttaagacttacggatcaacttgatccgtaagagtgAGACGCCAgcttccggatcaagttgatccgtaataGACTTACAGATCAGctttatccgtaattatttattacaaatttaaaatataatttatacatttaaagatatttattttattaattataatataattaaatatatttatttattttattaattataatctatttataaatattgatttattataaataattaattttataatatatttttttagaatatattttttagaagatgatattaaaatacttagtcccattataattattgtttaaggttattttatacatattaataaaaatcaataaatagataaaagataataataattttataaaattaatattatcatcattaatttttttttatttttataattgatcatatcattaatattataaagaatataaataaaaaaatacttaatattatattaaaaattaaaatactaactattttagaatacatttttttacatgatcattAATATAAGaggaaaaatagtaattataagagaatttaaaaatattagtacgttatataaaataaggatCTTAGATAACGAATGACGTCACATCTTTACATTGGCATTGTATAAATatctaaaaaacattttttttaatttgatagaacaaaattaaaaaaaaattaatttatttttttctatgacCTCTACTCATgatgtccattttttgtttaatttatttttttctacacccttttcaacttctttatttcaattatatttaaagttatatttaaaattactttttattagttgataaactaagttaactagaccatttataataatttacatatactataactaagttaactagaccattttaataacacgcgtgtatatagacacaaatggaatacacaatcaatggaaataaataaaactaacattactaatgaaaataaataaaaccaacaatacTAATAAAATGGGTTCGTGTACAATATCTGTATATACAtgaaatatcaatataaaatatgtaaataaactaCGCCTGATTCGTGCGCCGCCTGCGTCTAGACCTAACATATACTAGATGGTCTTGTGTCACACTCCTGGCCATCCTGAGGCATTCTTCGATCACCTCATGTGTCGATGAGTCTGGCGTGACTACCCCTAAACTTAGATGGCGCTCCAACCTCTCAGCAATGTCATCAGAAACTTcctattaaatataaaacaaacagATTACACATattattatgcaaatattgaggtaaatgacgtaaattattggtattacttaccactgcatgtccaGGCTCCTCCACAGATGTCGACGATGTTCCTGGCTTCGACACGTGAGGGATATCCGTCTGTGGGGCATGACCATCAGGCAGAGGATCTGATGCATGGCCTGGTGTCATGAAATGATGCGAGATGCGGAAGAACCAGTCCATGTAGTCACTGGCACACTGACCTGGCACAGCGCACACCTCACCTGCTGGAACGATATGATTCGAGTAGTGCATCCACTTGTCGTGTATATCATCGTACGACACCCATGAATCGACAGGAGGAGCAGGAATGGTCTGCGTGTATCCAAACTGCCGCACGACCCTCTCTGGTCGGTAATAAATAGCAACAGGCCCCCAGCGCAAGAGACCGGAATAACATGATATGACATGGAAGTCCCGGACCGATCGATGTTCCCCATACGGGATCCAACACACATCCAGAATCCGGAGTTGGTCCAGGTGCTCCCTGTACGCCGGTGTACGAATGCTCTCCATGGTCTTCTTCTTCGCAATCCACCTACATGCACGCGGGGAATCCTCATCGTATTCTTGATCAGCAGTTGAGTCCGCAACTGAGGGAAAGTGCTCGTAAATCCAGCACTACAGATGTAACATCATAATGATAAACATTAATAAAGAAAgtctaacaaaatttaaagttgaacaTTGTTGAACCTGAacgaatgaaaaacatatttgttaccTGCAGCAGTGTGATGCAACCGACAAGTTGTCGGTTGTGGCTGATAGATTCATCGTTCAGCTGGTCGTACATATGCACCAGAGCAGCCACTCCCCAGGCGTACCTCCCCGTCATACTGAGGTCACGAAGGGCCTCCaagtacacaacatgcacattggttgcactcttgttagcaaacagagtgcaatccagaagatgaagaagatatgCGTGAGCCGCAGTTGTCCAACGACCTGCCTGGCATCGGCGCTCGTATATGTCACGTACCCATTTTAGGCGTATGTACGGTCCACGACACTGGGCTGTCTCAGCCCTGGCAGACTCTGCAGAGACCATCAATAAGTCCACCAGCATCTGAACTGCATCATCCACGTGCAAGGGCTAAAAGGCGTGCAAGTCGCCAACCACGGGTAGATGGAGAAGCGAGGAGACGTCGTCTAGCGTGATCGTGAGCTCTCCCACCGGGAGATGGAAACTAGACGTCTCCCGGTGCCACCACTCCACAAACAAGGACAAAAGTCTCTGATCATCGATGTCTACCGAACACGCGATCAGAGGACTTAGTCCTGTCCCAGCAACGAGTCCCTCAATGGTAGGGACAGGCCTGCCAAAACTATGGACCTTCCTCCCGTGAGAGGATAACTTCAACTCAGGACGCTCCTGAATTGAAATATAAAGGAACGCAAAATTCgttaaaatcatcatttaaaggaaaactaatttcaatcataaagtataatttgcaagtaactaaaaataaatattataaatacctctcccGTCCATACGCTGCAAGCAACGTGATCCGCATACTGGGTCAACACGGATGGGTCGCTCGGACCACCCGGAAATCCCTCATGCTCATCCTCAACAGCCTTCGCGCTTGTGTCCACAAGAATGTCTGACACAATGTCCTTAGAATCAACTGGTGCCATCGGGTCATCCGGAAATACATCAGCCTCAACATCTGGCGCAGGGACCATTGGCTCATCGTGCACCGCAGTCACAACGACTCGCTGCCTCCGTGCGGATGCGGTAAGCCGTCGACGCTGCGGAGCATAATCGGAATCATCACGATCTCCTCTACCAACACCTCTGCCAGTAACGTGACCTAAGGCACGACCTAATCCTCTggtcctaaccatgatctgcaaatgagtACCGCAAATTCAATCACTAATTTCATTCACTCAAAGTAACGCAAATTTCACGTGGTTGATCTGAACTACAATAAACTTGACCCTAATGATGATAGGCCTTCTCATCAACAAGTTTTGTATAATCTAGCCTTCATGTACAAGCAAATGGTGCTAGCAAGTACCAAAGAATTGTTCATGGGAAGCCTTCATGAATAAGCAAGTACCAAAGAATTGTTCTAGCCTTCATGTACAAGCAAATGGCTGCTCCTCATAACACTGTTCATACATGGGTGGGTGCTGTTGATAAGCCACACCATGAAGACATGGgagtgataaatatgtaaagttTGATGTTCatattgatgatgatgaagataatTTGAGTGAACCGGACCAGACAGAGTTTGTGGGaacttttgttaatttgttccaTGGACAAGGCCATAATATCAACACTAGTTTTAAGGTAGGGATATCGAAAGTGCTCGAGTGTTTAGAAGCTGAAGAAGACGATGTTGTGCTGGTTACTTTGGTGCCTAAGGTTGGAAAAGGAGATGTCATCATAGGAGGCATCAAAGTTGAGTTTATTCCAAAGTACAAGGAttagttttgttgttgtgtgtgcaaatttaatattcttattaCAGGTTTAttgttttatgcttttaaaaagtactttttttttggtttagcaTCTTGAGCTCGTACACTTTCTTGGCTAGCTACATTCTCATCATTCTTCTATCTATTTCCATTTCTTgccataataattttttcaggaatatttttataacaattttccAGCTGCTCTAAATTTAGAAGTGTAATCTTAGTACATAGCTGCAATGCTCATTAATATCCAACCTTTGTTCTTCGTTTTCATTTAGCTATTTGATCAAGAGTGAGCttggttttttatttgtcaCCTTCAAATAGCATAgggatttattttttcatttttccttttactTTGTTCCCCATGATTTTCCATTGAAAGCTATCAGgttttatatgtatatgtataagaCAAACTAAATTCATCTTGGTTTATATGCCAAACTTTTCCCTGAGCATACTATTCCTGCAAATTCTTCTACTCATCAATATCATTAGCTCTACCTTAAGCTATTTGTCTTATAATAATGggttttgaaaatgatcagttaTCATAACTCTTGTATAGAGTTCTTCTTATCTACTTTCCCTCCTCATAAGTTTCCCAATCTTTTCTATATTTCTCCTTTATTGTAGTTCACTCATCTCTGCTCTGTATGATCTAATTAATATTTGGACTATCTATGTATCTAAACAAGGAATGCGTTTAACATGGATATGGATTTGTAATAGCTTTTGGGTACCCATGGTAccttgataatatatattttgtttgctgttttttatataaaaaatatctatttatccacatttcactaaaaatgttttatgcAAACAAGATTGTCCTAATCATGTTACTTTTGAACTTAATTTGCTGAGGTTGCCTGGGCGTTTGAATCAGTTTTTCGATACCACATTCAGTTCTAAGTGACAATTACATAAAAGGAAATTACATATTCGCATTAAATTAGATTCAAACAGTTGATATTCTCCAAAATGAcacaatttatcaaatatttagcaTACATTTAGAGGTGATCCTAATAACCAAAATTCCtaacttcaaaaaaaaactcaatgtaTCAAATATTTGGCAATTTTAAAATGAAGCTGTGAGTGTTATGG from Glycine soja cultivar W05 chromosome 16, ASM419377v2, whole genome shotgun sequence harbors:
- the LOC114389822 gene encoding protein MAIN-LIKE 1-like is translated as MTGRYAWGVAALVHMYDQLNDESISHNRQLVGCITLLQCWIYEHFPSVADSTADQEYDEDSPRACRWIAKKKTMESIRTPAYREHLDQLRILDVCWIPYGEHRSVRDFHVISCYSGLLRWGPVAIYYRPERVVRQFGYTQTIPAPPVDSWVSYDDIHDKWMHYSNHIVPAGEVCAVPGQCASDYMDWFFRISHHFMTPGHASDPLPDGHAPQTDIPHVSKPGTSSTSVEEPGHAVEVSDDIAERLERHLSLGVVTPDSSTHEVIEECLRMARSVTQDHLVYVRSRRRRRTNQA
- the LOC114389824 gene encoding protein MAIN-LIKE 2-like; protein product: MVRTRGLGRALGHVTGRGVGRGDRDDSDYAPQRRRLTASARRQRVVVTAVHDEPMVPAPDVEADVFPDDPMAPVDSKDIVSDILVDTSAKAVEDEHEGFPGGPSDPSVLTQYADHVACSVWTGEERPELKLSSHGRKVHSFGRPVPTIEGLVAGTGLSPLIACSVDIDDQRLLSLFVEWWHRETSSFHLPVGELTITLDDVSSLLHLPVSLPGLRQPSVVDRTYA